One window of Trichoderma breve strain T069 chromosome 3, whole genome shotgun sequence genomic DNA carries:
- a CDS encoding sugar transporter domain-containing protein yields the protein MTRLGTWRATYLVALSCVGSFLFAYDTGIVGGVLTLQSFQRDMGFSDGEQENVASLSASLLQAGAFFSCLFVWPFTAHYGRRWALAVASLIFNIGAVLQLFYQQGIATWYAGRTISGIGAGVATVIIPMYSAEMAPKEIRGQLGSLFQFFFTLGVAVSYWVDYGAAQHIEPSTRQWRIPVALQLVPGGILGLGMLLTKESTRWLAQHDRHEEALQSLIWVRGGDSVEVRMEFHEIVAGIEEEERQTAGVTWREYWLPANRYRIFLAVTLQIGAQITGNTSLAYFSPQVFQAVGAGQNSLLLSGFFGVCKVVSCAFFLLFLVERIGRRWSLLAGSFLMGLYMFIISVLTQRYPPMGNGTLTPPAIASISMIFLEAMTFNISWGPIPWLYMSEIFPTRVREGGIAVGAATQWLFGFTLSQVTPAAVNNLRWKAFLMFCCFNWALVLYTWFFIKETKGLSLEEMDILFNARRTPISVLAYRHDDKSSDDDV from the exons ATGACGCGCCTCGGCACATGGAGGGCCACATACCTCGTCGCCCTGTCATGTGTCGGCTCCTTTCTCTTCGCCTACGACACGGGCATCGTGGGCGGCGTCTTGACGCTGCAGTCCTTCCAGCGAGACATGGGCTTCAGCGACGGCGAGCAGGAGAACGTTGCCTCGCTATCGGCCAGTCTGCTGCAGGCGGGAG ccttcttctcgtgCTTGTTCGTCTGGCCGTTTACCGCGCACTACGGCCGAAGATGGGCTCTGGCAGTGGCATCGCTCATTTTCAACATTGGCGCcgtgctgcagctcttctaTCAGCAAGGAATCGCGACCTGGTATGCCGGGCGTACGATATCTGGCATTGGCGCAG GCGTCGCAACCGTCATCATCCCCATGTACTCGGCCGAAATGGCCCCCAAGGAAATCCGCGGCCAGCTCGGCAGCCTCTTCcaattcttcttcaccctGGGCGTCGCCGTCAGCTACTGGGTCGACTACGGCGCCGCGCAGCACATCGAGCCGTCGACGAGGCAGTGGCGCATCCCCGTGGCCCTGCAGCTGGTGCCTGGCGGCATCCTGGGCCTGGGCATGCTCCTGACCAAGGAGAGCACGCGGTGGCTGGCGCAGCACGACCGGCACGAGGAGGCGCTGCAGTCGCTGATATGGGTGCGAGGCGGCGATAGCGTCGAGGTGCGGATGGAGTTTCATGAGATTGTGGCAGgcattgaggaggaggagaggcagaCGGCTGGCGTTACGTGGAGGGAGTATTGGCTGCCGGCGAACCGATATCGCATCTTCCTGGCCGTGACTCTCCAGATTG GCGCCCAAATAACGGGAAACACTTCCCTGGCATACT TCTCTCCTCAAGTCTTCCAAGCCGTCGGCGCCGGCCAAAACTCCCTGCTCCTCAGCGGTTTCTTCGGTGTGTGCAAGGTCGTCAGCTGCGcattcttccttctcttcctcgtcgagcGCATCGGTCGCCGCTGGTCCCTGCTGGCCGGCTCGTTCCTCATGGGCTTGTACATGTTCATCATCAGCGTGCTCACGCAGCGGTATCCGCCCATGGGTAATGGGACGTTGACGCCGCCGGCCATTGCGTCGATTTCGATGATTTTCCTGGAAGCAA TGACGTTTAACATATCGTGGGGTCCCATCCCATGG CTGTATATGAGCGAAATCTTCCCGACAAGAGTCCGCGAAGGAGGCATCGCCGTCGGCGCAGCAACGCAATGGCTCTTTGGCTTCACGCTGTCCCAAGTGACgcccgccgccgtcaacaaTCTTCGATGGAAAGCCTTTCTCATGTTCTGCTGCTTCAACTGGGCGCTGGTGCTGTACACCTggttcttcatcaaggagacAAAAGGCCTGTCTCTGGAAGAAATGGACATTT TGTTTAATGCACGACGCACACCGATTAGTGTGCTGGCGTATCGCCATGATGATAAATCGTCAGATGACGACGTGTGA